The following proteins are co-located in the Gloeocapsa sp. PCC 7428 genome:
- a CDS encoding DnaJ C-terminal domain-containing protein — protein sequence MAATDFKDYYSILGVSKTATNDEIKQAFRRLARKYHPDVNPGNKQAEAKFKEVNEAYEVLSDAEKRRKYDSFGQYWKQAGQGWPSGGGGTSVGFEEFDFGKYGSFDEFLNDLLGGFGRTGASRSGTSSQTYTYRTTPRSSGFSGFDGFGDFSNFDTAAPSSASLDTEASIKLSFAEAFNGVQKRISLGNEAIEVRIPPGAKPGSKIRVRGKGKTSPYNQQRGDLYLKVELLPHSFFQFEGDNLVCEVPITPDEAVLGAVIEVPTPDGSVKMNIPAGIRSGQTLRLRGKGWTLPKGGRSDQLVKIAIAPPKELTPTERECYEKIRDNRTFNPRSHLQQVTL from the coding sequence ATGGCTGCGACCGACTTCAAAGATTATTACAGTATTTTGGGAGTCAGTAAGACTGCCACAAATGACGAAATTAAACAAGCGTTTCGCCGACTAGCGCGAAAATATCACCCAGATGTTAACCCTGGGAATAAACAAGCTGAGGCAAAATTTAAAGAAGTCAACGAAGCTTACGAAGTTCTTTCAGATGCCGAAAAGCGGAGAAAATACGACTCTTTTGGGCAATACTGGAAACAAGCTGGACAAGGATGGCCCTCAGGCGGTGGCGGTACCAGTGTCGGCTTTGAAGAGTTTGACTTTGGTAAGTATGGCTCTTTTGATGAGTTTCTCAACGACCTTTTAGGTGGATTTGGTCGGACTGGGGCGAGTCGTAGTGGTACTAGTAGCCAAACTTATACTTATCGTACGACTCCGCGCTCAAGTGGTTTTAGCGGCTTTGATGGCTTTGGCGATTTCTCTAATTTTGATACCGCCGCGCCTTCTAGTGCGTCTTTAGACACTGAAGCCTCGATCAAGCTGAGTTTTGCGGAAGCTTTCAATGGCGTGCAAAAGCGAATTAGCTTAGGTAACGAAGCGATCGAAGTCCGAATTCCGCCTGGCGCTAAACCTGGTAGTAAAATTCGCGTACGCGGCAAAGGAAAAACCAGCCCTTACAATCAGCAGCGTGGCGATCTCTATCTGAAAGTCGAACTTTTACCGCATTCATTCTTCCAGTTTGAGGGAGATAATTTGGTGTGTGAAGTGCCAATTACTCCTGACGAGGCGGTACTCGGTGCGGTGATTGAAGTGCCAACACCCGATGGAAGCGTCAAAATGAATATACCTGCGGGAATTCGTTCGGGTCAAACGCTACGATTACGCGGTAAAGGTTGGACATTACCAAAAGGCGGGCGCAGCGATCAACTTGTGAAAATTGCGATCGCACCACCTAAAGAACTTACCCCAACTGAACGCGAGTGCTACGAAAAAATCCGCGACAACCGCACTTTCAATCCTCGCAGTCACTTGCAGCAGGTGACACTTTAA
- a CDS encoding AAA family ATPase: protein MEHQHSSSVTTCPLILLIGLPGSGKSTLARVLLAEDPRRQLISTDILRQQLFGSESIQGPWLLIWRQVQLQFQQAVLQISQGIATEAIYDATNAQRRHRREVIALARRTGFNDITGLWVDTPVWLCLARNKRRERIVPEEVVLRMHRQLRDAPPTLGEGLDRLIY, encoded by the coding sequence ATGGAACATCAACATTCTAGCTCGGTTACAACTTGCCCCTTAATTCTCCTTATTGGATTACCAGGTAGTGGTAAATCAACACTCGCGCGAGTGCTGCTGGCGGAAGATCCCCGCCGGCAGCTGATTTCTACCGATATACTGCGTCAACAGTTGTTTGGTAGTGAAAGTATCCAAGGACCTTGGTTATTAATTTGGCGTCAAGTACAGCTTCAATTTCAGCAAGCTGTCTTACAAATTTCTCAAGGAATTGCAACTGAAGCAATTTACGATGCTACGAATGCCCAACGCCGCCATCGCCGTGAAGTCATTGCCCTCGCTCGTCGTACTGGCTTTAATGACATTACAGGATTATGGGTTGATACTCCCGTTTGGTTGTGCTTAGCACGTAATAAAAGACGAGAGCGTATTGTACCAGAAGAAGTCGTGCTGCGAATGCATCGTCAACTACGCGATGCACCACCAACGCTAGGAGAAGGCTTAGATCGCTTGATTTACTGA
- a CDS encoding glucose-1-phosphate adenylyltransferase has product MKRVLAIILGGGAGTRLYPLTKLRAKPAVPLAGKYRLIDIPVSNCINSEIFKIYVLTQFNSASLNRHIARAYSFSGFTEGFVEVLAAQQTPENPNWFQGTADAVRQYIWLLEEWDVDEYLILSGDHLYRMDYRLFVQRHRDTNADITLSVVPMDERRASDFGLMKINDSGRVVDFSEKPKGEALRQMQVDTSILGLTGDQARQKPYIASMGIYVFKKDVLIKLLKEAQERTDFGKEIIPASAPDHNVQAYLFDGYWEDIGTIEAFYEANLALTRQPQPAFSFYDENAPIYSRARYLPPSKLLDCQVTESIVGDGCILKNCRIHHSILGVRARIEAGCTIEDSLIMGADFYQPFAERQSDCNDGNIPLGIGANTTIRRAIVDKNARIGCDVHIINKDRIQEAEREEQGFYIRSGITVVLKNAVIPDGTVI; this is encoded by the coding sequence GTGAAAAGAGTACTAGCGATTATTTTGGGGGGCGGTGCAGGTACGCGGCTTTATCCACTGACGAAGCTACGCGCCAAGCCAGCAGTACCATTAGCAGGGAAGTATCGCTTAATCGATATTCCTGTAAGTAACTGTATTAATTCAGAAATATTTAAAATTTACGTTCTGACACAATTCAATTCAGCATCACTCAATCGTCATATCGCCCGCGCGTACAGCTTTTCGGGTTTTACCGAAGGTTTTGTCGAAGTACTAGCAGCCCAACAAACGCCAGAAAACCCCAACTGGTTCCAAGGAACCGCCGACGCGGTTCGCCAATATATTTGGCTATTGGAAGAGTGGGATGTTGATGAATACCTCATTTTATCCGGCGATCATCTTTACCGCATGGATTATCGCTTATTTGTCCAAAGACACCGCGACACTAATGCTGATATTACGCTTTCGGTCGTACCAATGGACGAGCGCCGCGCATCTGATTTTGGGCTGATGAAAATTAATGATTCAGGGCGCGTCGTTGACTTTAGCGAAAAACCAAAAGGTGAAGCGTTGCGTCAGATGCAAGTTGATACCAGTATTTTAGGGTTAACAGGAGATCAAGCGCGACAAAAGCCATACATCGCGTCGATGGGAATTTACGTCTTTAAAAAAGATGTCCTTATCAAGCTATTGAAAGAAGCTCAAGAACGGACAGATTTCGGTAAAGAAATTATTCCAGCTTCCGCGCCAGATCACAACGTTCAAGCTTATTTATTTGATGGTTATTGGGAAGATATTGGGACAATTGAAGCGTTTTATGAGGCTAATTTGGCGTTAACGCGGCAGCCACAGCCAGCGTTTAGCTTTTATGATGAAAATGCACCAATTTACTCGCGGGCGCGTTATTTGCCTCCTAGTAAGCTGTTAGATTGCCAAGTCACCGAATCGATTGTTGGTGATGGTTGCATTCTCAAAAATTGTCGCATTCACCATTCAATTTTAGGTGTACGTGCCAGAATTGAAGCTGGTTGCACAATCGAAGACTCGCTGATTATGGGCGCAGACTTTTATCAACCCTTTGCTGAACGACAATCAGACTGCAATGATGGCAATATTCCTTTAGGAATTGGTGCGAATACGACCATCCGACGGGCAATCGTCGATAAAAATGCGCGGATTGGCTGTGATGTCCACATTATCAACAAAGATCGCATCCAAGAGGCTGAACGCGAAGAGCAAGGGTTCTACATTCGCAGTGGTATTACTGTTGTTCTCAAAAACGCAGTCATTCCTGATGGTACGGTGATTTAG
- a CDS encoding glycoside hydrolase family 13 protein, with protein MLIQTPDWVKHAVFYQIFPDRFAQSKLPRKRLLKNASWQDWHEMPTLQGYKGGDLWGVTEQLDYLQNLGITAIYFTPIFQSASNHRYHTHDYYQVDPLLGGNSAFKELLDACHDRNMKVVLDGVFNHSSRGFFFFHDVLENGQHSPWVDWFKIYDWPLYPYDDNFPANYGCWAGIRALPEFNHDNPEVREYIMEIAEYWIKFGIDGWRLDVPFEVKTPGFWQEFRDRVKAINPEAYIVGEVWGDSRQWLDGTQFDGVMNYLFTGPTIAFAAGDRVVPKQVQGPSYEAYPPLSAPEYAKKMQELLQLYPWEIQLTQLNLLASHDTARLMSIADGDRQSVELATLLLLTFPGAPSIYYGDEVGLAGGLDPDSRRGFPLEAHWERDILECHRQLIALRHRYPALRTGTYRVLYADADIYVFARILDKEEIIVAVNRGTTPVDVTVFADDLKSQPSKVLYGDGVAQWHNAGESIRIELSLAARSGCVVGIG; from the coding sequence ATGCTGATTCAAACCCCAGATTGGGTCAAGCACGCTGTTTTTTATCAAATTTTTCCTGACCGTTTTGCTCAAAGTAAGTTACCGCGCAAGCGATTATTGAAAAATGCCTCGTGGCAAGATTGGCATGAGATGCCCACACTCCAAGGCTACAAGGGTGGCGACTTGTGGGGTGTCACCGAACAGCTAGACTACTTGCAAAATTTGGGGATTACCGCCATCTACTTCACCCCCATCTTTCAATCGGCAAGCAATCACCGCTATCACACGCATGATTATTATCAGGTCGATCCGTTGTTGGGAGGAAATAGTGCGTTTAAAGAATTATTAGATGCTTGTCACGATCGCAACATGAAAGTCGTGTTGGATGGCGTGTTTAATCACTCCAGTCGCGGCTTTTTCTTTTTCCACGATGTCTTAGAAAATGGTCAACATTCGCCTTGGGTCGATTGGTTTAAAATCTACGATTGGCCTTTGTATCCTTATGATGACAATTTTCCGGCTAATTATGGTTGTTGGGCTGGGATTCGGGCGCTACCAGAGTTTAATCATGATAACCCAGAAGTGCGCGAGTACATCATGGAAATTGCGGAATATTGGATTAAGTTTGGTATCGATGGTTGGCGCTTGGATGTGCCATTTGAAGTGAAAACGCCTGGTTTTTGGCAAGAGTTTCGCGATCGCGTCAAAGCAATTAACCCCGAAGCTTATATTGTCGGTGAAGTTTGGGGCGATTCGCGGCAGTGGCTTGATGGTACGCAGTTTGATGGCGTCATGAATTACTTGTTTACAGGTCCTACGATTGCTTTTGCCGCAGGCGATCGCGTAGTTCCTAAACAAGTCCAGGGTCCTTCTTATGAGGCGTATCCGCCACTGTCTGCGCCTGAATATGCCAAGAAAATGCAGGAACTGCTGCAACTTTACCCTTGGGAAATTCAACTGACGCAGTTAAACTTACTGGCAAGTCACGACACGGCGCGGCTGATGTCTATTGCTGATGGCGATCGTCAAAGTGTCGAATTAGCAACGCTACTGCTTTTAACGTTTCCTGGTGCGCCTAGTATTTATTATGGTGATGAAGTTGGCTTAGCTGGTGGGTTAGACCCTGATTCGCGTCGTGGTTTTCCGCTAGAGGCGCACTGGGAACGCGATATTTTAGAATGCCATCGTCAACTGATTGCGTTGCGACATCGTTATCCTGCATTACGCACTGGGACGTATCGAGTTCTCTATGCTGATGCTGATATTTATGTTTTTGCGCGAATCTTAGACAAGGAAGAAATTATTGTTGCTGTTAATAGGGGTACAACACCGGTAGATGTGACTGTCTTTGCAGATGATTTAAAGTCGCAACCGAGTAAGGTTTTGTATGGAGATGGTGTCGCGCAATGGCACAATGCAGGTGAGTCGATTCGGATCGAGTTAAGTTTAGCTGCGCGTTCTGGGTGTGTTGTTGGTATAGGGTAG
- a CDS encoding fasciclin domain-containing protein, producing MADIIETAVNAGTFNTLVEAIKATDLVDILKSPGPYTVFAPTDEAFNKLPEGVTLDALLQDNHKLKRILTYHVAFGDVRAEDLMQIEEAETVEGSVVAVESASGSIKVNNANILQSDILTDNGVIHVIDAVLIPGLVAAE from the coding sequence ATGGCTGACATTATCGAGACTGCGGTTAACGCTGGAACTTTCAACACTTTAGTAGAAGCAATCAAAGCCACTGACTTAGTTGATATCCTTAAAAGTCCTGGTCCCTACACCGTCTTTGCGCCGACAGACGAAGCATTTAACAAGCTACCAGAAGGCGTAACACTTGACGCGTTGCTGCAAGACAATCACAAGCTAAAGCGGATATTAACGTATCATGTTGCCTTTGGAGATGTCAGAGCCGAAGATTTAATGCAAATTGAGGAAGCCGAAACCGTCGAAGGCTCAGTTGTCGCAGTTGAATCCGCATCAGGTAGTATTAAAGTTAATAATGCTAATATTTTGCAATCAGATATTTTGACAGATAACGGCGTAATTCATGTCATTGACGCGGTACTCATACCTGGTTTAGTTGCTGCTGAGTAA
- a CDS encoding DNA-directed RNA polymerase subunit omega: protein MLKRSKFETTQTQIMHRAEELIGAASNRYRITVQVANRAKRRRYEDFDNVDDPMMKPVIRAIIEMSDELTQPEIIGE, encoded by the coding sequence ATGCTCAAGCGTTCTAAGTTCGAGACGACCCAAACTCAAATTATGCATCGGGCAGAAGAATTAATCGGTGCAGCTTCTAACCGTTACCGGATCACAGTTCAAGTTGCTAACCGCGCGAAGCGTCGTCGTTATGAAGATTTTGACAATGTAGACGATCCGATGATGAAACCAGTAATTCGGGCAATTATTGAGATGTCTGATGAGTTAACGCAACCGGAAATTATTGGGGAGTAA